The following is a genomic window from Amycolatopsis cihanbeyliensis.
GGTGGTGGACACCGTGGTCGCCCCGGTGCCGGGGGTGGGCGAACCCGCGGCGGACGCGATCAACAAGGGCGTGCAGGGCACCAGCAACACCCTCAGCGACACGGCGAACACGGTGGGCGGGGCGGTCACCGGCGGCGGCACCGAGCCGGTCGAGCGGAACCGCCCGAACCAGCCGGCCCCCGGCGGCAAGCCGGGTGGCAGCCCCGGCTCGAACCCGACCACCGGTGGCCCTGGCCGGGGTGACCAGGCGGGCGGTGTACCGGAGTCGAACAGCCCGGTGCTCGGTGGTGCTGCCGTACCCGGCTTCCCCGGGTTGCCGACGGACTTCAGCACCGGCTTCGCCCCGATGCGCGACTACAGCAACCTGCCGATCGCCACCGCGGGCCTGTACGCCCCCTCGCCCGGGGTCCGCTACGGCGGCCAGATCCCCGGCTACGCACCCGAGTTCGGCATCCTCGGCCAGCAGGGCACCCAGGACCCGCCGGACGACGGCGTGCGCAACGCCGGGGACGCGCGGGCACTCACCGGCGGCGCGGGCGGCCCGACCGACGGCACCAGCCTCCCGCTGCTGCTCGCGGTGATCGCGCTGGCCGGGGCGTCCGGCGCGCTGGTGCGTACCTGGGTGCTGCGCAAGGCGTAGGTTGGCACCGGAAACCGGCACCGGACGGTCGCGTATCCCGGCCGTACTCGACTCGTTACCTTGAACAGGGCGGCTTTCGGCTGTCCCGTGCACCCCGGCAGATGAGCGAACCGCGGAGGATGAGCGCTGGTGCGAACCCGAAGGACCCCTTTCGCCACCACCACCCGCAAGGTCCTCACCGCGACGGCGATCGCGGCGGCCATGACCGGCTTCTCGCTGGCCATCGGCGGCACCGCGAGCGCGGCGACCCTGAGCGCCGACCGGTGTGACACCACGGTGACCGGCGCCCCGACCACCCAGGTGGCGGTGGACGCCGACCCGCTGGCCGGAATCGTGCACACCGCTACCAAGGAGCGGAAGAACCTGCTCACCCTGCTGTCCATCAACCCGGACCAGGTTGCCGACCACCTGCGCAAAGGTGGACCGGTGCAGGTCGGCCGCGTACCCGGTTCGGGGGCCAAGACCGTCGACGGCACGCAGATCGGTGAGTTCGTGGTGCAGCGGCTGAAGGACTCGCCCGGTCTCGGTTGGCTGCCGTCGACCAAGCAGGACACGCTCGACCACATCAAGAAGAAGGTCGGCGGGCTGTGCGCCATGCGGCTGAAGGCCACGCCGCGGCCGACGACGGAGCAGCCCACGCGCACGGGCGGTGACACCGGTCACACCGGCTCGACCGGTGGCGGCACCCCGGACGCGAGCTCCGCCGGCGGCGTTCCCTCCGGCGGCTCCCAGGGACGGGCGCCGCGCAGGGACTACGGCGGCATCCCCACCGCGACCCCCGGGGTCGCCACCCCGCCCGGGCTGCGCTACCCCTCGCCGGAGACGGCACCGGGGCAGGACTCGCCGGAGTTCGGCATCCTCGGCGCGGACCCCGGTACCCAGCAGGCACCGGACCAGGCCGAGGTGCGCAACGCGGGCAACGCCGACGCGCTGGCCGCCGAGCCGGCCGGGAACAGCGTCCAGCTCCCGATGCTGCTCGCCGTGGTCGCACTGGCCGGAGTCACGGCCGCGCTGGTCCGCACCTGGGTGCTGCGCAAGGTGTCGTAACCCCCGGTTACACTCGAGCGTTGGACAACCCTCCTGTCACGGATCGTCCGTGACCGCGAAGCCCATAGGAGGTGAGTGGTTGTGTCACGCCATTACGAGGTAATGATCATCCTCGATCCGAGCCAGGACGAGCGCACGGTCTCCCCGACCCTGGAGAACTTCCTCAAGGTGATCCGGGACTCCGGCGGCAGCGTCGAGAAGGTCGACGTGTGGGGCCGCAGGCGGCTCTCGTACGAGATCAAGAAGCACGCCG
Proteins encoded in this region:
- the rpsF gene encoding 30S ribosomal protein S6 — protein: MSRHYEVMIILDPSQDERTVSPTLENFLKVIRDSGGSVEKVDVWGRRRLSYEIKKHAEGVYALVDLNAEPDAVKELERQLSLQEIVLRTKVVRRETPRPGSRAARTANQPAKV